The stretch of DNA TCTAGCGGCGTCTCATTACTGTAGGCAAGATACTCCTCAAAGGAAGCGAGCTTTACCTTTGCCTGGGTCATAGCCTTTTCCCCGCAGACGTTGTTCTCATCCTAGCGTGCTGCATGGCTTTACCTAACCCCTGGACTGCCCTGCCTACCCCCCGCATAAAAAGCTTTTAGTTAACTCGGCCCAAATGACCCAATATTCAAAGATCCAAGCCAACCTACGGCAGACGTTCATGGTCTACTTAACCAAGCAATAACGTAGACTCAACGCTCCTGACCTTGATGAGAAATCGCTGGAGCCGTTGCACAAGGGCGATGGCGTTGCTGAAGTCGCAACATTTCAGCCTGAAACCGCTTCAGATCAACTATAGTCAGGTTTTCCAAGGTGACAGTATCACCCTGAGCCTGCAAGATAGCGCCCCGTTCACGGGCCTCTACAGTCAGCTGCGGCCCCTCAGCGGCTATTCGATAAATTTGCCCCTGTACCCAAACTTTGGGATCTACTGTCGAACGTTTAACGGACACGTTTCCTCGCTCTGTCTGATAGGCGTGGGCCAAGATACTCCAAGCCTGGCGTACAAACGCTTGAATCTGATCCGCTGAAATTGCAGGATTATAGACTGCTGGAGCCTGGACACCTGCGTTTTGTTTCTTTTGAGGTTTGCCCCCGGTCAGGACGTGATGGTTCTCACTAGCTATAGTCTGGATAGACTGCTTCATATTGCTAGGACACAGCTCTTCATACACCTGCCGGTCTAACTTCCACACACGCTTCCAAGCGCTGGTCTCCCCCCCAGTAAAAACTGCCGCCGGGGTGCAACTGGCCGGATCAGTAATGCTCTCCATAATTCGCTCCACCCGCTCAGCGTCAATTCCCAAAGCAGCCCCCGCCGCTCGCACCAACTCCTCGGCATTGCCGCTAATCAGTACCCGATTTTGGGCGGCCCAGTTCTCCCAGCCATAGAACTCACGCAGGGCGTAGGTTAGCGAGTGCGATCGCGATTCTAATGGACTATCCCCATGCAGCACCGCCTGGGCCTTCGCTGTGGCCAAATCCTCCAGCCGTAAGACTCCCGGTTGAGCAGGCTGAGACTGGATTCGAGGTCGAGACTGGCGGAATAGGCCTTGCTCTCTTCGACCACTCACTGGGTACAAGCCGACCGCATCCAACCGCTCCACCCAAATTGGCGGCACCCGCTGCACATTGACATAGGCATTCCCACTCGGGCCAATCGTCGGCGCGAGCACCGTGAAGTGTCCCTGCCCTAGAGCCTCTCCCATGTGCTGTCCACCCACCCCATCCAGTGAGAAATTGGTAAAGCTCTTTTCGTAGGCTCGCACTGCCAGCCGCCAGCCGCCGCTGTGGGTGCGCTCGGTAAAGGTTTGCTGTAAGAGCGGGTATTGGCCCAGCCAATCGGCGATCCGCTGGTCACAGGCCTGCTGCGAGTCAAACTGCTTCACATCCACATCAATCCAAACGATGTTGTGCCAACCGCCCAGGGTGCCAATGCCGTTATCGGGGTTAGCAAACCAGGTCTGAAGCTCAGCCTGAGTCGGCATCCGATTTTGATACTGGGTGTGCCGGATCAGATGGGGAATTCCACGGCTGTCCACATAGCTAGGATTCTTGCCGGTAAAGGCAGGCACCAGAGCCCCTTCTTTGTCGCGCTTTAGGCTGCCATCCCGGTTTCGGGCCGGGTAGCGAGTCGGGTCTTGGGCTGGGGCAACGGACAGCGGTGGCAGCCCCTGCGATCTCAGCCAGTCAAACGTGGCGCGAAGGGCTGGGTTCATCGGCTTGACCCGCTGGGGTTTGAAAAATCCATTCCATAGGGTGAACAGTGCCCGTGACCAGTTCCAGACGGTTGACTGTGAGCTGCTGGTTCACCAGGGCATAGACCAACACCCCATCCCAAAACATCTCCAGGCGATCGGGTTCGTGCTCCGCCGTCCACTCCACATCGAGCTGCATTTCGTCGCTCTCCACATACACGGCCTTTTGCCCATCACACAAAATCACGATGGACTGGGGGCGGTAGTCGGCGGGCAAGGGGGCCAGGGTCATCATCGTTCAAGTCCTGCTGAAGTCGGGGTGGGAACACGG from Leptolyngbya sp. KIOST-1 encodes:
- a CDS encoding bifunctional DNA primase/polymerase, with amino-acid sequence MNPALRATFDWLRSQGLPPLSVAPAQDPTRYPARNRDGSLKRDKEGALVPAFTGKNPSYVDSRGIPHLIRHTQYQNRMPTQAELQTWFANPDNGIGTLGGWHNIVWIDVDVKQFDSQQACDQRIADWLGQYPLLQQTFTERTHSGGWRLAVRAYEKSFTNFSLDGVGGQHMGEALGQGHFTVLAPTIGPSGNAYVNVQRVPPIWVERLDAVGLYPVSGRREQGLFRQSRPRIQSQPAQPGVLRLEDLATAKAQAVLHGDSPLESRSHSLTYALREFYGWENWAAQNRVLISGNAEELVRAAGAALGIDAERVERIMESITDPASCTPAAVFTGGETSAWKRVWKLDRQVYEELCPSNMKQSIQTIASENHHVLTGGKPQKKQNAGVQAPAVYNPAISADQIQAFVRQAWSILAHAYQTERGNVSVKRSTVDPKVWVQGQIYRIAAEGPQLTVEARERGAILQAQGDTVTLENLTIVDLKRFQAEMLRLQQRHRPCATAPAISHQGQER